A single region of the Nocardioides aquaticus genome encodes:
- a CDS encoding C40 family peptidase, whose amino-acid sequence MHRPRGTVRRLAPSLIALTVLSGVLGVPAAQADPADPAPVPVPSRAEIDAAAGEAEVAEMDLATVRAQLAAAELEVQESAERAARAAEAYNGARWRAEQADEAADRREVLAADAADEAADLREAYADAVLTGYEQAPTMTALSSLTRADGIGAVVDRTSALRMATEALDERTREAEGAARGASAERTTAVADRMAADAAADEAAQARDLAAATARSAASQATLVADQRDALVARAAALQGVSTALAARRQAGLEARAAARTQAAVAAQATAQAGQAGPDGVSDPADQGLDAASDRAPAPVPPPATPDLADLPAIPDVPPAPAPLPALPAAAAAPAASASVPSATGGAAAVAFARQQLGEPYVWAAAGPDSWDCSGLTMGAWAAGGTSLPHYSVAQYEASTPIAPSDLQPGDLVFWGDSSDPGSIFHVALYAGNDMIIHAPRTGRPVVEESIYYWRLPDFYARP is encoded by the coding sequence GTGCACCGCCCCCGCGGAACGGTCCGTCGCCTCGCCCCCTCCCTGATCGCCCTCACCGTGCTGTCCGGTGTGCTCGGCGTCCCGGCCGCCCAGGCCGACCCGGCCGACCCGGCCCCGGTGCCCGTCCCCAGCCGTGCCGAGATCGACGCCGCCGCCGGCGAGGCCGAGGTGGCCGAGATGGACCTGGCGACCGTCCGGGCCCAGCTCGCCGCCGCCGAGCTCGAGGTCCAGGAGTCCGCCGAGCGGGCCGCCCGGGCGGCGGAGGCCTACAACGGTGCCCGCTGGCGCGCCGAGCAGGCCGACGAGGCCGCCGACCGTCGCGAGGTGCTCGCCGCCGACGCCGCCGACGAGGCCGCCGACCTGCGGGAGGCCTACGCCGACGCCGTGCTGACCGGCTACGAGCAGGCCCCCACGATGACCGCGCTGTCCTCGCTGACGCGCGCGGACGGCATCGGCGCCGTGGTCGACCGCACCAGCGCGCTGCGGATGGCCACCGAGGCCCTGGACGAGCGCACCCGCGAGGCCGAGGGCGCCGCGCGCGGCGCCTCCGCCGAGCGCACCACCGCGGTGGCCGACCGGATGGCCGCCGACGCCGCCGCGGACGAGGCCGCGCAGGCCCGCGACCTCGCCGCCGCCACCGCCCGCTCCGCGGCGAGCCAGGCCACGCTGGTCGCCGACCAGCGCGACGCGCTGGTCGCCCGCGCCGCTGCGCTGCAGGGCGTCAGCACCGCGCTCGCCGCCCGCCGTCAGGCCGGTCTCGAGGCCCGCGCCGCAGCCCGGACCCAGGCGGCGGTCGCAGCCCAGGCGACCGCGCAGGCAGGCCAGGCAGGCCCGGACGGTGTTTCGGACCCGGCGGACCAGGGCCTCGACGCCGCCTCGGACCGCGCCCCGGCGCCGGTCCCGCCGCCCGCGACGCCCGACCTGGCCGACCTGCCCGCGATCCCCGACGTCCCGCCGGCCCCTGCTCCGCTGCCCGCCCTCCCGGCCGCGGCGGCCGCCCCGGCTGCCTCGGCCTCGGTCCCGTCCGCCACCGGGGGCGCCGCGGCCGTCGCGTTCGCCCGTCAGCAGCTCGGCGAGCCGTACGTCTGGGCCGCCGCCGGGCCCGACTCCTGGGACTGCTCGGGCCTGACGATGGGCGCCTGGGCCGCGGGCGGGACGTCGCTGCCGCACTACTCCGTCGCGCAGTACGAGGCCTCGACGCCGATCGCCCCGTCCGACCTGCAGCCCGGTGACCTGGTCTTCTGGGGGGACTCCTCCGACCCCGGCTCGATCTTCCACGTGGCGCTGTACGCCGGGAACGACATGATCATCCACGCCCCGCGCACCGGTCGCCCGGTGGTGGAGGAGTCGATCTACTACTGGCGGCTGCCGGACTTCTACGCGCGGCCCTGA
- a CDS encoding acyl-CoA dehydrogenase has product MSTDTATPRTATPEDDGVTDATHAPGGSPATGGFDPAAMTRLLDGRYAEVRALVRSNLAEYASVLEDAETMSRADYRERVKDIVLEMAATGQTGMGFPEEYGGGGDIGASVAAFETLALGDLSVLVKTGVQFGLFGGAIQQLGTKRHHDAYLRPLITGELLGCFAMSETGHGSNVQALDTTATYDADTEEFVLHTPTEQGGKDYIGNAAQHGEVAVVFAQLHVGGEGHGVHAFVVPIRSGGEACAGVRIEDDGLKMGLNGVDNGRLWFDQVRVPRDALLDRFASVSADGAYSSPIENPNRRFFTMLGTLITGRVCVGGAGINAAKVALAVAVKYGLRRRQFEAASKDEEQLVLDYGMHQRRLFPRLARGYAMHFAQEALAAELHTVLTDQVEDDTRRRELETMAAGIKALGTWHATDTIQECREACGGAGYLAVNRFPALKADTDVFTTFEGDNHVLLQLVAKGLLTNYAEEFEDLDSLGMARFVAGMAVDTVVERTSVHKLLERLRGVLPGGDDEGVEGVRDTDYHLTMLRFREEHQVGGVARRLKRGIDAGGNPGVVFSEVQDHVIAAARSHVQRVVLEAFVDKVRGLPEGELRDALQLLCDLHALCTIEDDRAWFMEHGRLSAPRSKAVSREVNALCRRVRPLAEAYVDGFGVPPEMLRAPALVDAYANATRTAPGETH; this is encoded by the coding sequence ATGTCCACTGACACCGCCACCCCGCGCACCGCGACCCCCGAGGACGACGGCGTCACCGACGCCACGCACGCCCCCGGGGGGAGCCCGGCGACGGGGGGCTTCGACCCCGCCGCGATGACCCGCCTGCTCGACGGGCGCTACGCCGAGGTGCGCGCGCTCGTGCGCTCCAACCTCGCCGAGTACGCCTCCGTGCTCGAGGACGCCGAGACGATGAGCCGCGCGGACTACCGCGAGCGGGTCAAGGACATCGTGCTCGAGATGGCCGCCACCGGGCAGACCGGGATGGGCTTCCCCGAGGAGTACGGCGGGGGCGGCGACATCGGCGCGTCCGTGGCCGCGTTCGAGACCCTGGCGCTGGGCGACCTGTCGGTGCTGGTCAAGACCGGGGTGCAGTTCGGGCTCTTCGGGGGCGCCATCCAGCAGCTCGGCACGAAGCGGCACCACGACGCGTACCTGCGTCCGCTGATCACCGGCGAGCTGCTCGGCTGCTTCGCGATGAGCGAGACCGGGCACGGCTCCAACGTGCAGGCCCTGGACACCACCGCGACCTACGACGCGGACACCGAGGAGTTCGTCCTGCACACGCCGACCGAGCAGGGCGGCAAGGACTACATCGGCAACGCCGCGCAGCACGGCGAGGTCGCCGTCGTCTTCGCCCAGCTGCACGTCGGCGGCGAGGGCCACGGCGTGCACGCCTTCGTGGTCCCGATCCGCTCCGGCGGCGAGGCCTGCGCGGGCGTCCGGATCGAGGACGACGGGCTGAAGATGGGCCTGAACGGCGTCGACAACGGTCGGCTGTGGTTCGACCAGGTCCGGGTGCCGCGCGACGCGCTGCTGGACCGCTTCGCCTCGGTCAGCGCCGACGGTGCCTACTCCAGCCCCATCGAGAACCCCAACCGACGCTTCTTCACGATGCTCGGAACCCTGATCACCGGTCGCGTCTGCGTCGGCGGCGCCGGCATCAACGCCGCCAAGGTCGCCCTCGCGGTCGCGGTGAAGTACGGCCTGCGTCGCCGCCAGTTCGAGGCGGCCTCGAAGGACGAGGAGCAGCTGGTCCTCGACTACGGCATGCACCAGCGGCGGCTCTTCCCGCGCCTGGCGCGCGGCTACGCGATGCACTTCGCGCAGGAGGCGCTGGCCGCCGAGCTGCACACCGTGCTGACCGACCAGGTCGAGGACGACACCCGTCGTCGCGAGCTCGAGACGATGGCGGCCGGGATCAAGGCGCTCGGCACCTGGCACGCGACCGACACGATCCAGGAGTGCCGTGAGGCCTGCGGCGGTGCGGGCTACCTCGCCGTGAACCGGTTCCCGGCGCTCAAGGCCGACACCGACGTCTTCACCACCTTCGAGGGCGACAACCACGTCCTGCTGCAGCTGGTCGCCAAGGGGCTGCTGACGAACTACGCCGAGGAGTTCGAGGACCTCGACTCCCTCGGGATGGCCCGCTTCGTGGCCGGGATGGCCGTCGACACCGTCGTGGAGCGCACCAGCGTCCACAAGCTCCTCGAGCGGCTCCGCGGCGTGCTGCCCGGCGGTGACGACGAGGGCGTGGAGGGCGTCCGGGACACCGACTACCACCTGACGATGCTGCGCTTCCGCGAGGAGCACCAGGTCGGCGGCGTGGCCCGCCGCCTCAAGCGGGGGATCGACGCCGGGGGCAACCCGGGCGTGGTCTTCTCGGAGGTGCAGGACCACGTCATCGCCGCAGCCCGCTCGCACGTGCAGCGGGTCGTGCTGGAGGCGTTCGTCGACAAGGTCCGCGGCCTGCCGGAGGGCGAGCTGCGCGACGCGCTGCAGCTGCTCTGCGACCTGCACGCGCTCTGCACGATCGAGGACGACCGGGCCTGGTTCATGGAGCACGGCCGGCTCTCGGCGCCGCGGTCGAAGGCGGTCAGCCGCGAGGTCAACGCGCTGTGCCGCCGGGTGCGTCCGCTGGCCGAGGCCTACGTCGACGGGTTCGGCGTGCCGCCGGAGATGCTCCGCGCCCCCGCGCTGGTCGACGCCTACGCCAACGCCACCCGCACGGCGCCCGGCGAGACCCACTAG
- a CDS encoding class I SAM-dependent methyltransferase: MKIVGGWSEDPLWAHVYDWMVEHPVAGGAAFRAGLGSPLRLLHEATYELGILPAGTRVLDVPCGGGVGLRGVRPGQGLDYLAVDVSEAMLRRTREAAHARGVGDQVTTVRADVGALPYPDGHVDRVLTLTGLHCFPDPAAAVAEMARVLRPGGVLTGSTVLEEAGPRWWPMRVGGRLGGILGPGVTAAQVRDLLAAHGMVDVDLQVTGALGYVRARRDDAPGQPR, from the coding sequence GTGAAGATCGTGGGGGGCTGGTCCGAGGACCCGCTCTGGGCGCACGTCTACGACTGGATGGTCGAGCACCCGGTCGCCGGGGGAGCGGCGTTCCGGGCCGGTCTGGGGTCGCCGCTGCGGCTGCTCCACGAGGCGACGTACGAGCTCGGGATCCTGCCCGCGGGCACGCGCGTGCTGGACGTGCCCTGCGGCGGGGGCGTGGGGTTGCGGGGCGTCCGGCCCGGCCAGGGCCTGGACTACCTCGCGGTCGACGTCAGCGAGGCGATGCTGCGGCGCACCCGGGAGGCCGCGCACGCGCGCGGGGTGGGCGACCAGGTGACGACGGTGCGCGCCGACGTGGGCGCGCTGCCGTACCCCGACGGCCACGTCGACCGGGTGCTGACCCTGACCGGGCTGCACTGCTTCCCCGACCCGGCCGCCGCGGTGGCCGAGATGGCCCGCGTGCTGCGCCCGGGCGGCGTCCTCACCGGCAGCACGGTGCTGGAGGAGGCCGGCCCGCGCTGGTGGCCGATGCGCGTCGGTGGGCGCCTCGGCGGGATCCTGGGCCCCGGCGTGACCGCGGCCCAGGTCCGTGACCTGCTCGCCGCCCACGGGATGGTCGACGTCGACCTCCAGGTCACCGGGGCGCTGGGCTACGTCCGCGCCCGCCGAGATGACGCTCCCGGACAGCCGAGATGA
- a CDS encoding inorganic diphosphatase, protein MLEFDVLIEIPKGERNKYEVDHESGRMRLDRMLFTSTQYPTDYGFIEGTLGQDGDPLDAMVLLQAPTFPGCLIKCRAIGMFRMTDEAGGDDKVLCVPSTDPRAEHIRDINHVPKFDRLEIQHFFEVYKDLEPGKSVEGADWVGRTEAEAEVKASFQRQVDEGGH, encoded by the coding sequence GTGCTCGAGTTCGACGTGCTCATTGAGATCCCCAAGGGCGAGCGCAACAAGTACGAGGTCGACCACGAGTCCGGGCGCATGCGCCTGGACCGGATGCTGTTCACCTCGACGCAGTACCCCACCGACTACGGGTTCATCGAGGGCACCCTCGGCCAGGACGGCGACCCCCTCGACGCCATGGTGCTGCTGCAGGCGCCGACCTTCCCGGGCTGCCTGATCAAGTGCCGCGCGATCGGGATGTTCCGGATGACCGACGAGGCCGGCGGCGACGACAAGGTGCTGTGCGTGCCGTCCACCGACCCGCGCGCCGAGCACATCCGCGACATCAACCACGTGCCGAAGTTCGACCGGCTCGAGATCCAGCACTTCTTCGAGGTCTACAAGGACCTGGAGCCGGGCAAGTCCGTCGAGGGCGCCGACTGGGTCGGGCGCACCGAGGCCGAGGCCGAGGTCAAGGCGTCGTTCCAGCGCCAGGTCGACGAGGGCGGTCACTGA
- the dacB gene encoding D-alanyl-D-alanine carboxypeptidase/D-alanyl-D-alanine-endopeptidase, which yields MSEKTGRRRGRGALAVLVVVVLAVVLAVTTDLALHRPPRPPVGPAGIAPPPGLDLPQARPAPAVVEAAPTAPVAPEAVRRALAGPLADPDLGRHVVASVAGLDGGPRWELGGTGPGRVAVPASTTKVVTAAAALLALDPEDTFTTRVVADGPGRVVLVGGGDPFLAAAPPADGEEAYPPVADVVDLARQSARALRADGVRSVRVGYDDTLFSGPAVSPRWPATYLPDVVTPIHALWVDQGVDGDGLRVADPPRSAADAYAAALRAEGIRVRGGPTPVTAPAASPDLASVESAPLAAVVEQVLRVSDNEGAEVLLRHVGLATGRPGSFDGGRAGVQEELAAAGVDLAAPSVLWDGSGLSRENRLDPGLLVDVLQLTASEDRPELRAVVTGLPVAGFDGSLADRFDTGDPRAPGRVRAKTGTLSNVFGLAGLAVGADGRPVAFALLADRIRLPRTSLALQAMDQAAAALAGCRCTR from the coding sequence GTGAGCGAGAAGACCGGGCGGCGTCGGGGCCGGGGCGCCCTGGCGGTCCTGGTCGTCGTCGTGCTCGCGGTGGTCCTCGCGGTGACGACCGACCTCGCGCTGCATCGCCCGCCGCGCCCGCCCGTCGGTCCCGCCGGGATCGCCCCGCCCCCCGGGCTCGACCTGCCGCAGGCCCGGCCCGCGCCCGCGGTGGTCGAGGCCGCGCCCACCGCACCGGTCGCCCCGGAGGCCGTACGCCGGGCGCTGGCCGGCCCGCTCGCCGACCCCGACCTCGGACGGCACGTGGTCGCGTCGGTCGCCGGGCTCGACGGGGGGCCCCGCTGGGAGCTCGGCGGGACGGGTCCGGGCCGGGTCGCCGTCCCGGCGTCGACGACCAAGGTGGTCACCGCGGCCGCGGCCTTGCTCGCCCTCGACCCCGAGGACACCTTCACCACCCGGGTCGTGGCCGACGGTCCCGGTCGTGTGGTGCTGGTCGGCGGCGGCGACCCGTTCCTGGCGGCCGCCCCGCCCGCCGACGGCGAGGAGGCGTACCCGCCCGTGGCGGACGTCGTCGACCTCGCGCGTCAGAGCGCCCGGGCCCTGCGTGCCGACGGTGTGCGGTCCGTGCGCGTCGGGTACGACGACACCCTGTTCAGCGGCCCCGCGGTCAGCCCGCGGTGGCCCGCGACCTACCTGCCCGACGTCGTGACGCCGATCCACGCGCTGTGGGTGGACCAGGGTGTCGACGGCGACGGTCTCCGGGTGGCGGACCCGCCGCGGTCGGCCGCGGACGCGTACGCCGCCGCCCTGCGCGCCGAGGGGATCCGCGTGCGCGGCGGCCCGACGCCGGTGACGGCGCCCGCGGCGTCCCCTGACCTCGCCTCCGTGGAGTCCGCCCCGCTGGCCGCGGTCGTCGAGCAGGTGCTGCGGGTCAGCGACAACGAGGGCGCCGAGGTGCTGCTGCGCCACGTCGGCCTGGCGACCGGACGACCCGGCTCCTTCGACGGTGGTCGCGCCGGAGTCCAGGAGGAGCTGGCCGCGGCCGGCGTCGACCTGGCCGCGCCGTCCGTGCTCTGGGACGGCAGCGGGCTGTCGCGCGAGAACCGGCTGGACCCCGGCCTCCTGGTCGACGTCCTGCAGCTGACCGCCTCCGAGGACCGGCCCGAGCTGCGGGCGGTCGTCACGGGCCTGCCCGTCGCGGGCTTCGACGGGTCGCTCGCCGACCGCTTCGACACCGGCGACCCGCGTGCTCCCGGCCGGGTCCGGGCCAAGACCGGCACCCTGTCCAACGTCTTCGGCCTCGCCGGGCTGGCCGTCGGCGCGGACGGCCGTCCGGTCGCGTTCGCCCTGCTCGCCGACCGGATCCGCCTCCCGCGCACCTCGCTGGCCCTGCAGGCGATGGACCAGGCCGCCGCGGCCCTGGCCGGCTGCCGCTGCACGCGCTGA
- a CDS encoding zinc-dependent metalloprotease → MSSPATTGPPSTGPSMIDWDLAVSLASRLAGEGPRVPRDRAVAAVAELRADADRSTGLVRDFTGLEAADHGAPVLVVDRPGWIQANADGFRRIIDPLADRITSAKPPSGLTRAVGSRITGAEVGGLLGFLAGKVLGQFDPFADPAGRLLLVAPNVVAVEDELGVDPTDFRLWVCLHEETHRVQFTAVPWMREHLFSEIENLSATVRPDAAIDETLKRLTETVRTVRRDGVGQGGLLDLLGSPEQKAVLDRVTGMMSLLEGHADVVMDGVGPQVIPSVRRIRASFDRRRQGVGTLDRVLRRLLGLDAKMAQYRDGAAFVRGVVDTVGMERFNAVWERPEHLPTKAELLDHGAWIRRVL, encoded by the coding sequence ATGAGCTCCCCTGCCACGACCGGCCCGCCCTCGACCGGTCCGTCGATGATCGACTGGGACCTCGCCGTCTCGCTGGCGTCCCGGCTCGCGGGGGAGGGGCCGCGGGTGCCGCGGGACCGGGCCGTCGCGGCGGTCGCCGAGCTGCGCGCCGACGCGGACCGCTCGACCGGGCTGGTGCGCGACTTCACCGGCCTGGAGGCCGCCGACCACGGCGCGCCCGTGCTCGTCGTCGACCGCCCGGGCTGGATCCAGGCGAACGCCGACGGGTTCCGCCGGATCATCGACCCCCTCGCGGACCGGATCACGAGCGCCAAGCCGCCGAGCGGCCTCACCCGCGCGGTCGGCTCCCGGATCACCGGGGCCGAGGTCGGCGGGCTGCTCGGCTTCCTGGCCGGCAAGGTGCTGGGCCAGTTCGACCCCTTCGCCGACCCCGCCGGGCGGCTGCTCCTGGTGGCGCCCAACGTGGTCGCCGTCGAGGACGAGCTCGGCGTCGACCCGACGGACTTCCGGCTCTGGGTCTGCCTGCACGAGGAGACCCACCGCGTGCAGTTCACCGCCGTGCCGTGGATGCGGGAGCACCTGTTCTCCGAGATCGAGAACCTCTCGGCCACGGTCCGCCCCGACGCCGCGATCGACGAGACCCTGAAGCGCCTCACCGAGACCGTCCGCACCGTGCGCCGCGACGGCGTCGGCCAGGGCGGGCTGCTCGACCTGCTGGGCAGCCCCGAGCAGAAGGCCGTCCTCGACCGGGTCACCGGGATGATGTCGCTGCTCGAGGGGCACGCCGACGTCGTGATGGACGGCGTCGGGCCGCAGGTCATCCCGTCGGTGCGTCGCATCCGCGCCTCCTTCGACCGCCGCCGCCAGGGCGTCGGGACGCTCGACCGGGTGCTGCGCCGGCTGCTCGGGCTCGACGCCAAGATGGCGCAGTACCGCGACGGCGCCGCCTTCGTGCGCGGGGTCGTCGACACCGTCGGCATGGAGCGGTTCAACGCCGTCTGGGAGCGCCCCGAGCACCTGCCCACCAAGGCCGAGCTGCTGGACCACGGGGCGTGGATCCGCCGGGTCCTCTGA
- the tilS gene encoding tRNA lysidine(34) synthetase TilS, with the protein MSHDQAVVAVRRGVRDALAGLDPRATGPVVVACSGGADSLALLAATVAEVARAGRAGAPTPRVVGATVDHGLQDGSAEHAARVVEQMATTGADETLTARVAVTTAGRGPEAAAREARYAVLEQVATSLDAAAVLLGHTLDDQAETVLLGLARGSGGRSVAGMRPGFGPFLRPLLDVRRAETLAYCAAEGLTVWDDPHNEDPRFTRVRVRRRVLPVLEEELGPGVAETLARTAGQLRADTEALDGWAEDALATASTGDGALDLAPLTALPAAVRTRVLRAAALRAGSPGAELFHVHVAALDRLVAGRLRGQVQLPGHLTGSLVAGTLRFTATVVPG; encoded by the coding sequence ATGAGCCACGACCAGGCCGTCGTCGCGGTCCGCCGCGGCGTCCGCGACGCCCTGGCCGGCCTCGACCCCCGCGCCACCGGCCCGGTGGTCGTCGCCTGCTCCGGCGGCGCGGACTCGCTGGCGCTGCTGGCAGCGACCGTCGCCGAGGTCGCCCGGGCCGGCCGCGCCGGCGCCCCGACGCCCCGGGTCGTCGGCGCCACCGTCGACCACGGGCTCCAGGACGGCTCCGCCGAGCACGCCGCGCGCGTCGTCGAGCAGATGGCGACGACCGGCGCCGACGAGACGCTCACCGCGCGGGTCGCGGTGACCACCGCCGGCCGCGGGCCCGAGGCCGCGGCCCGGGAGGCGCGGTACGCCGTGCTGGAGCAGGTCGCGACCAGCCTGGACGCCGCGGCGGTCCTGCTCGGCCACACCCTCGACGACCAGGCGGAGACCGTGCTGCTCGGGCTGGCCCGCGGCTCCGGGGGTCGCTCCGTGGCCGGGATGCGGCCCGGGTTCGGTCCGTTCCTGCGCCCCCTGCTCGACGTGCGCCGCGCCGAGACCCTCGCCTACTGCGCCGCCGAGGGCCTCACCGTGTGGGACGACCCGCACAACGAGGACCCCCGCTTCACCCGGGTCCGGGTCCGCCGGCGGGTGCTGCCGGTGCTGGAGGAGGAGCTCGGCCCCGGCGTCGCCGAGACCCTGGCCCGCACCGCCGGACAGCTGCGGGCCGACACCGAGGCGCTCGACGGCTGGGCCGAGGACGCCCTGGCGACCGCCTCGACCGGGGACGGGGCGCTCGACCTGGCCCCGCTCACCGCCCTGCCCGCGGCGGTGCGCACCCGCGTCCTGCGCGCGGCGGCCCTGCGGGCGGGCTCACCGGGCGCCGAGCTCTTCCACGTCCACGTCGCCGCGCTGGACCGGCTCGTCGCCGGCCGGCTGCGCGGCCAGGTGCAGCTGCCGGGCCACCTCACCGGCTCCCTGGTGGCCGGCACGCTCCGCTTCACCGCCACCGTGGTCCCGGGCTAG
- a CDS encoding Ig-like domain-containing protein — MTRRRPPLALLAAGALTAALVPGLGFVAGVAAGPVAGATPATGAAGLLGVTAEPPAGRAWIQGLVVDRAGHRLDDVVVQAFDAAEVETDPDADPVATWITYADPADGPAHGFFRLYVPQGQGAVYDVRFSSPEGDADPYRARGLDGAVLIGGGKRAAGKVEDLGTTVMTLQRRAETRISLRPSRDVTRQHRSGRLAVTLTSPDVDPVTGTVAVSVDGRARGRQVLTRRSDGRAAFALPVLRPGRHTLAVRYAGSRLVAAASARVVVKVDRAPRTGKGGGGR, encoded by the coding sequence ATGACCCGTCGCCGCCCCCCGCTCGCCCTCCTCGCCGCCGGTGCCCTGACGGCGGCCCTCGTCCCCGGGCTGGGGTTCGTGGCAGGCGTGGCCGCGGGTCCCGTCGCGGGGGCCACCCCGGCCACCGGCGCCGCGGGCCTGCTCGGCGTCACCGCGGAGCCCCCGGCCGGTCGCGCCTGGATCCAGGGCCTCGTGGTCGACCGGGCCGGCCACCGCTTGGACGACGTGGTGGTGCAGGCCTTCGACGCCGCGGAGGTCGAGACCGACCCGGACGCCGACCCGGTGGCGACCTGGATCACTTACGCCGACCCCGCCGACGGACCCGCCCACGGCTTCTTCCGGCTCTACGTCCCGCAGGGTCAGGGCGCGGTCTACGACGTCCGGTTCTCCAGCCCCGAGGGCGACGCCGACCCGTACCGCGCCCGCGGGCTCGACGGTGCCGTCCTGATCGGTGGTGGGAAGAGGGCCGCGGGCAAGGTCGAGGATCTCGGGACGACCGTGATGACGCTCCAGCGCCGCGCGGAGACCAGGATCTCGCTCCGGCCGTCGCGTGACGTGACCCGGCAGCACCGGTCCGGGCGCCTCGCGGTCACGCTCACCAGCCCCGACGTCGACCCGGTGACCGGCACGGTCGCCGTGAGCGTCGACGGCCGGGCCCGGGGCCGGCAGGTGCTCACCCGCAGGTCGGACGGGCGCGCCGCCTTCGCGCTGCCCGTGCTGAGGCCCGGCCGGCACACCCTCGCGGTCCGCTACGCCGGGTCCCGGCTCGTCGCGGCCGCCTCGGCCCGCGTCGTGGTGAAGGTCGACCGGGCCCCGCGCACGGGCAAGGGCGGCGGCGGCCGCTGA
- the hpt gene encoding hypoxanthine phosphoribosyltransferase gives MDASHVEQDLVNVLFTEAQIRERLAEMAAQIEEDYEGHDLVIVGILRGAVMVMADLARAFGRHVEMDWMAVSSYGSGTKSSGVVRILKDLDSDISGRHVLVVDEIIDTGLTLSWLTANLSSRNPASVEIATLLRKPEALQMPVDVKYVGWDIPNEFVVGYGLDYRERYRNLRDIATLAPHVYS, from the coding sequence ATGGACGCGTCACACGTGGAGCAGGACCTGGTCAACGTCCTGTTCACCGAGGCCCAGATCCGGGAGCGGCTGGCCGAGATGGCCGCCCAGATCGAGGAGGACTACGAGGGCCACGACCTGGTCATCGTGGGCATCCTGCGGGGCGCGGTGATGGTGATGGCGGACCTCGCGCGGGCCTTCGGCCGGCACGTCGAGATGGACTGGATGGCGGTGTCCTCCTACGGCTCCGGCACGAAGTCCAGCGGCGTGGTGCGCATCCTGAAGGACCTCGACAGCGACATCTCCGGCCGGCACGTGCTGGTCGTCGACGAGATCATCGACACCGGGCTGACCCTGTCCTGGCTGACCGCGAACCTCTCCTCGCGCAACCCCGCCAGCGTCGAGATCGCCACGCTGCTGCGCAAGCCCGAGGCCCTCCAGATGCCGGTCGACGTCAAGTACGTCGGCTGGGACATCCCCAACGAGTTCGTCGTCGGGTACGGCCTGGACTACCGCGAGCGCTACCGCAACCTGCGCGACATCGCCACGCTCGCGCCGCACGTCTACTCCTGA